The DNA sequence gtgtgagagagacagaaagatatatatatatatatatatatatatatatatatatatatatatatatatatatatatatatatatatatatatatatatatagagagagagagagagagagagagagagagagagagagagagagagagagagaaagcccaGTAAGGACtactgatttattgattgattgattgattgacactCTTCCAGGGAACCCTGCATCCTATCCATGAAAAATTACTTAAAAGATCCAGGGACCACAAAGACATGGCGGGTTTGGGGAGAGTTAGAGAAGCAAGAGAGATGCTTGGCCTCAGTCATCTGAGTCCTGAGTTATTCTATCATGATAAATGGTATTATCAGACAGGATGGGACAGGATTAGCTGGATAGAATGCCAAGATATGTGAGCAAAATAcaaagacatctttgacatgagGTCATCATTGTTGTCTCATATGTTAatcttttaacttttcaaataCACACTAGACATATTCTAGTCTCCAAGTGAGTGATCAAAGGCTTATCTTTCTTATTACCTTCATCATTTTGTATGGATTATAGCAAACTGCTATGTGTCTTACTGTGGcactgtttgtgtgaatgtgtgcagtCCCATTTTGTGTAAacatattatattgtatatatgaATTTTAAACACTatgtcagttttatttcatttcaaggGCGGCCTTTTTAACATCTGGCCAGTGATAACAGCTGAATATTAGACTAATTCTGGCTCATTTGCAGTATTCTCTCTGTTGATTAATGAGCGCTGTCCCTGTCAAATaactaaaaacataaataatcacAATCTAAATGTAATTAGAGAGAAATATGAGAGTGACATCCTGAATTCATTGTATATTCAGCAAACACTATGTCATTTCCTTATGTGGTAAGTCCCTCCAAAACCATGAACAACCCAGAGACCAACAGCTTGTTTGCTGATGTGGCTGCCACAGGCCTCAGGCAGGCACTGCTTCGACATAAGGAACCAATCGTTTCCTCCGGTTTTTGTCCTGGTCCTCCATGATGTCATGGCCACGAGGCAGCAAGGTGATGAGCTGAGAGTGATGGATATCTGTATAGGAACATTTCCTTTTCCCCGCCAGCCTctgttcacattaaaagccttgCACATCATACATCAATACTGTCCCCCTGGCCAAACCGTACATCCCTGCACACGTCAAAACCCACATGTGGAGGTACTTTCTTCCCCTGCATTGTTCACTGCTTCACAGCCAGTCAGATTCAGAGAAATCAGATAGTTCTGTCACCTTTCAGACACAGCCCAGCATGTGAGCTCAGGTCTGGGTGGGATTTTGACGATGTGAAGCTGAATTGAGAAGAAAGTGCAGTTTAACACCGCATTTAATCTTTTCCATAAACTCCGACAGAGAGGGCTTGAAGGCCGACAATAAATCTGTTGGTGAGTCTGTCTTGGAAATAATGGAGGATAATCACTTCTCGCCTCAACGgtgggaagaagaagagcgaggGATGGTGAGAGGGAAGATGACTGTCAGTGGCTtctttctggtgtgtgtgtgatagataGAGACGGGGTGGAGAGAGGGGTGACGGCGTGAGCTGTTGCCTCCTGCTGCGTGAGGTTAGGGAAGCAGTGGGTCGCACATGAGCATTTAATGTGAAAGACAACATgagcgctttttttttccttgtgacTGACAGATAGAATGTGTAggttgatttgtgtttgaagggtacacacacacagactggggTTTTCAGTCTCACATCAAGGACCTCTCGAGacgctcagtcagtcagtgtaaCAGATGAACATGCTTCGGCCTTGAAAGGAATCAGCCTGGAATGATTTAGAATCACCTGGGCCCTTCGGCTTTGAAGTCAGACAGCTGCCTGTGCTGTATTACAATgatattatatcatttataatgATATAATTGATCATTATGTTTCCTGGCACTCAACGCTGAACCAGCATTGGTTCATAAATCAGATGATGAAAGGTGGGTGTAACAGTGAAAtcaaaggaagagaaagaaaaacacaaacacgatGTCGGCATGCACAGTGAGACTCAAACTGGTCGAGTGTCTTATAATTTCATAAACACAATGTAACCTTTATTTTATTACGGTAAAGCTAATTAGTATTACAGGAACACAGGAAGGGCTGAATGTGCACAGGAAAGCAACTCGCCTCACTCTGGCTTCATAATGATAAGCTGTGTTTTGATTACTGTTGCCTGTAAACTGCACAGCtcataaaatgtattcaaaccATCCACAGGATTGCGTAAGGCCAAAACCCCACTCTGTCCCCTGAAGCCCCAAACCCAAAGAGTTAATAATTAACCGTGAAAATAATTACAGGCTCTCGTTAATGgctggaaaataaaactttcGACAGCATTCACAAAACAGAAAGCTAACTTTTAGCTCAGCATCAGATTGGATGCACAGCTGCAGGCTGATATATGGCTGTGAACCCCCGGCCCTTCCAAACGCTCTAATTACAGTGTTGGAACTTGCTGCCAGCTGAGAAGGAACGCTTGGAAAAATGGCCCAGGACGAGTTGTTGGGCTGTAAATCATGTGCCACGTCTCTCATGTGCatttttgttgacttttctaTTATTGCATCTTGTTATGAGCTGCTGGCCAATCTGAATAAAGCAGGTAAGCACAGAAAAAGCAACATGTAAAACAAgggggggagaagggggggaaTCTCGTGCTCATGATAATGGCTGCCAAGGTGGACTCGTTGAGCTGGAGATGTATTTGTAGAGGGACACATTGCTGCTTTTGGCGGTTAAGTTCAAGTCAATGCAACACGTGGCATTGAAGAGGACTGTCTGCTGCTTACCTGCCACAGTTTGATACACATGACCATCCCCAGCTTGGCGTCTGGTACCAGGGTGCAGACTGGGGTCTTGCTGGAAAGCTCAATTATCTTGATCTGCAGAGAGGACATGACAATTAGAGCTCACTAGGGATGCCTCCATTGGAAAATTCTTGGCAGATACCAATATTTAAAGAAGTTTTGCTGATAGACGttcccagtgtttttttttgtttgctttattttgtatttgttgttatttattcaaGTATTTATGGCAGTGATACAaagaaatctttaaaaaaaagggttttcaAGTAATTCAGCCCTTTATTGCAATTTAAAAAGAGTAATATGACCGTCTTTTGCATGAAAAACATAATTGCTTTTGATGTAGGCATAGTGGTGGTTGGAGTAAAATACTAACATCAGTTTTCTTACATCCTCACAATGACAACGCCAAAATGCTAATGATAAGCTGGCATAACGTAGTCTTATCTTGTGTAATGTCCTTAGTATCAAGTTTAATTCAAAGGGCTTATATTAGGGACAATATTAGTTCTTGGAACTGGGATAAAGGTGGTTTCCATTGTTAATGTAATTGTAATTAAATCTTATAAAGTTGTAATGGGAAGCAGGTATAATGTTAGTGTATTGTAGTGTGAAGCCTGCTGTCAAACACTAAATGATTTCTGTGCATTTTTGGGTTTCAAAATGCTAAACTTATACCATGCTCATACTCTCCTGTGGTTCCATTTTTAGGCTAAACCAAACTGAGTCACTTGACCACCCAGGCTCTGAGGGAGCTACCAAAAGCTGGCAGGGAGACCTTCATATGAAAAGTGtcttgtttaacattttttagGAATTTATCCAATATACCctaatgtatttttgtcttaatctatctgttttcattttttcgtGACCCAGTTAGAATCATGCACACAAGTTGCAGTTGTTCGTTTATTTATCTAAAAGCTATGTGCCAAGTCAtgatttgtttgtcttctgaATTCAAATAACAAAGCAGCAGCCTGAATCTGTCATTGTGTTTCAGGACCTCCGCAGATCAGAGTGCCTCCAACCAGCGGTACAGTACCATCCATCAGTGCAGAGCGGCCGCCCCATTGTCTATAATAAATCCTGCTAAAGCCTGACCCTGTGACATGAATGGTGTTTTCCTGCACACATTGGCACTGATTCTGATAAAATACACAGCCTAATGAACCCAATGATcaagtgtgtttctttgtatgtgtgtaccCAGATCACTCCCAAAACTCTTTCCTTCGACTTCCTCACTGCTGATGATCCACATATTCATCCTCATTAGGCCTCACATTAAACAGCCCTTTAAGGGAAGCGATCCGTATTTTAGCGCAAGGCCACATCTGTCCTGCGTGTTTACCTCTGCATGCCTGACAAAGAGGGCCTTTTAAGAACTCCTCTGCGCCTCAGGTGATCACTGTTCTTGTGTGGCATCACACTGCCCGTAAATAAAACACCCACACTATTAattcatgtttctgctgtggCAGCAATCTGCTGGCAGGAATCTTGCTGTGAGCAGTAAACAGTGAAACCACCTTAAATAGCTACGATAAGGAAGCAGTTACTCTGTTTTCTTGGTTACATACCTAAGTATTAACCTATCTGCATTGGCACTAAGTCACGCTATTGTGCATGTTTTGAGGTAAGAGCATATCTGTTGTTTCCTGAGGGAACTCGGTTTAGGTGGGCGTTTTATTTGCAGATACACGATAAGCATTTGTCTTGGCCAGTTTGTCTCTGGAATGGGGTGGGGAGACCGAATGACAAAATCGGCTGTGGTCTGTTTTGGTCTACCTcgtttgggtgtgtgtgtgtttctgtctgtctgtgtctgttgggACAATGGCATTATTGAGGTGCTGGGAGTCACAGGCGCCCTGATGCCTGGCCTGCTGGACTGAGGTTAGCCAAGGCACGTTTGGCTGGATCAGGTGACCAGTCTGTCCCTTTCAAGTGTGGCTCCTTCACAGCGGAGCAAGTAACATGAATCTGGAGGCAATAAAAGATGGCTGAATCACTAGCTGCCCTCTCCCCCATCCGCCCTCACTCCACACAATAATGGTACAGGCTTGTGGGTGTTGAGAATTAAACTACGAGACTACCAGTACTGTGCAGACACAACCATGTTCTCATTACAGAGCACAATCTTTTCAGGCCTGGGAATTCTATTTGTCACCCAACAGTCAGGGATTAAACATGTAAACAGCCACTATTCAATCAGCCAAAGCTACTTTTTGAAAAGAACAATTAAACTTGCTTTCACTTGCTTGACAGATCTATTAGGTGCTTAGGACAAACAGATTCACTGGCATGTTAGAGACAGCCAAATTAACCGACATTTAGCTGGTGGCTGTCATTCTGACTCATGACAATGAAGGCCGGTTTGTTAATGATGTTGTTCTACTTGCTGTGTGACGGTTCCTGGCTGAACTTCATGCTTACATGTCATGATGACTCATAGACACTCCACCAGAAGCATTACGTTGGCCACCGGATTTAATTCAACCTATACTATGGTATGGATAGTGCCAGAGACTGAATTCCTGCTGTGGGATCTCCAATTTTCCATTCACTTCTAAACAGGGCTTAAAGCCACAAATATGTATGAACACTTATTAAATAAGTCAATCCATCAAACTGGCAATAGCAAGTCTGGTCAGGTTCATACAGGTTGGCATTTTTTGACACACAAGTCAGTCGGTGTAACCAATTAACTATCCCACATCCCAACAGCCAATAAAGTCAAGGATGTTTCCTTCTGCTGAACATAGAACCACGTGTGTCAGTGGATGCTGTGATCATGAGACTCCCTGATTAATTCTTCCTAACTAAATTGAAAACCCTCAATATATACTTAAAGGATAAGAAACCATAAAAGCATTATAATTTATCAGTTTTACACTGGCTGCCTGAAGAAAGTCATTTTTCTAAATTTAAGCCTACAGCATTTTGGAAGAAGTGCACACATTAACTTTATGATCAGATTTAGCAAATAAGCATGAATAAAAGGGTTGCAACGCTGTTAGAATTTAATAGTATAATAATCATCCAAGAGAACATCACAATTACACGGTATGCGGCATTAAAATTGTTTCACCAGGATAATCTTCTCAAGTTTTTCCTTTCTTGCCTCTAAGGGCTTCCATTGTACTATGATCCAATGGTCTACAGTGTAGTTTGAACCAGTATATTGCTGCAAACCTGATGAATATGTATcattataatttttttaattattgcaAACCATAATCTGCAAAGTGAAGAGTATAATTTCAAAGCTTACAGAAAACCTTGCAGCACTGGGAAGTGCTTGGCATGGAAATTGACCTTGACtccatcctttttctttttttctatttatataACACTTTATACACAGATAGCTGAACACAAtgtctcacctcctctgtctgctgtccGGCGAAGGCCAGCAGGTAGTTTCCAGCGCTCGTCTCCAGCGTGGAGCACTGACAGAATCCAACGCTGCCGGTCCACACAGAGTCGACCATCTCACTGCGACCTTCGCTCAGATCCCACAGACACACCTGCATGTCCCGTCCCTGactgctccaccaacagagaCAACAGAAACGGGCAAAAGCTGAAGTTTCTTGCCAGGTGGCTTAGTGGCTGCGTCATCTTAAAACCTGTGTTATAATGGAGGCTTAAcactacatttgttttacacCCCAGTTTCATCTAAAGTACAAATAATGATttaaagtccgtgtaaagcagaaaGAAATTTGCGTAATGAGTTTGTCACACCacgtgtcattgaccactgagccaaaattgaaagattaaaaaaattgccTAGTATGTAAAAttgttcaaaaaaacaaatgttccaacagaaacagaaagaagagggAGCAAgtaaaatgagaaagagagacagaggtcCTCCTCACCTGATGAGGGTACCTGTCTCCTTCAGTGTGCTGACCCAGATGACCGAGTTACCAGAATGACCTTCCACAATCTTCTCAGCCCTCCTGGTGCTCAGGTTCCAGATATGGATGCCACCCTTCCCTGACCTGCAAAACCAAACAAGTTGCTTTATGAAGGTTGTTTATATTACTCAAACAGTATATCACTGCTCGGCTCTCACCTATACCCATagaaagaaatgtgacagtTTTGCTTTAAACTCAAATATATTGTGATAACAATGAGCTTTTGAAGTGTGATGTTGGCCTAATGTTTGCTGGCATCTCATGCATAGACCAGGGTTTCTATGCACAGATCTAGAGACTAATTAAAAGCCTTAGAGAAGCTCGATTTGAACATTAACTAACATGGCAACAGTTAAAGTTTGGAGGCATTCAGCTCAAagagataaacaaaatgaaatcttCTCTGCCTGAGGAAGACAAAGTGCTAAAATTATGAACGTTGAGATAAATGACTTACCCAGAGTAAAGGAGGGGAGTGTCCCCTCCATGGCAGCTAAAGTGGAGGGTGTTTAGGGGCGCACCAGCACCCCTCAGGGTGTAGATGGGGCACGGTGCAGGACGTGACATCACTGGGTCATGCAATCAAGGTATAGATGCAAGGAGGCGGCAGGCCCACATCACAACACCAACTAAAACAGACAACATGAAATGTAAGCTGAGACGTGAATTACTTGGAATTAGTTGGGAGAACTGGAAAAGTGGCAGCTGAAGCTTGAGCACCAGTCAGTTCTTCTCCAATTAAAAcctttcaataaaaaatgttccaTTCAACTCAGGTTAATTGGACTATTTCATATGATTTCCATAAAATGGAAGTTAAGTGCAGCCTAAAATCAAGAATcatctcattttgtttctgtacaAACACTGAGCAAAAATTAGCTCTATTTTGCCCcgaagcctttttttcttccacacagCAGACAGTTGTGTTTAATGCACCGTCTGTACTTTCTCTATTGTTGGTAGCTACAAACCCTGTGgcgctctgtctgtctgtctctctatctctctctctctctgtcttcctgctcCTAGTCTACATGCTAGCACCCTTCTTACTCAATACGTCATAAATCACAACACTGACAGCTTAATTACAGTAAACAGTTGGCGATTCAggcttctccctcctcttgtgATCAACAGCCGTTGTCCCAGAGGCACAGGTAACAGCTCAGGCTTTCATGTCGTTTGTAGACCGGGCCGATGAGGAAACCCAACCGACCGCAGGTATTCTGCGAGGAAATGATGCGTCAACATTAAACTGCAGCACAATCAAACATAAGTGACTTATACAGACTTGCTTCAGATATCTAATATCCATCTCTCAATCTCTCACATTGAGAATCATAGATGGGTTGAAGGTGATTATGCCAATGtgtaatatttttacattagaCCATTTTTATaccataaaaaataataagaatgaaCAGGCTGTAAAATTAAGGATGACACATGCCACCTTCTCAGTGTTATGGAAAACAACTGCTGATggaaaaaagtgattttaaaataacaacctGCCCAAATATAAAAGAGTAATTAACCTACTAATTAAAATCAAAGCCTTTTGCAGGCTGTTACTCCTGAGGCTGAAAAGTTAATTCCTCCCTCAACACAACAGAATCATTTTCTCACCTGGTTATCTGCAGTAACAtccaacatcaacaacaaatcCTAAACATGACTTTTCCAGAAAAGACCAAAATCAGCCAAACCACACTACTTAAAGTTTGGAACTAAAGTAGCACCCAGGTGTCACTCAAGGTGTCTTTCCCTTAAGGCAATGctttgacattttggcaaatattctgtttgtcttcatacTGAGAGCTTGATGAAGAGATTTCTGCCACCGCCATGTCATTCCATTCTTTATGAAGCCAGTGCAAGGAGCCTTAGCTGAGaataaagactggaaatggtGAAAGAGCCTGGCTCAGTCTAAAAATTTGGTTACCGGCATCCTTAAATCCCATTAACTATAGGGACATTTAAGAAAGTCAATGCTCCCAGCCAAAAAGTATCCCAGCAAAGAACTCGGGATGTACCAGTGGGGTCAAACTCAGAGACAATCGTTTCAATTCAGTTCTGTGATTAGATCTATATGCCATGTGCACTGAATGTTTACACAGAACTTTTATTAACTGTGATTTCATGTAGacgttttgttttcatttaatgcaGGTTAATGCAAGTTAGGCAAGTAATGTCAAAGTCTGACCTGATGTTGCATTACACATAAAAGAATGATTCTTGTCTCTTCCACACAGTCTGGCATCTGATCTGTCAGATAATAGTTTTGATGCAGATTtctacataaaaacaaaaaaacacatgtatcTTATAAGCGAACCTCTACCTGGACAAAGCCAGGCCAACTGTTTCCTGCCGTTTTCAGTCGTTGCGATACGCTAACCTGTCTCTTCATTCAAGCTCCTCACAGTCAGATATGAGGGCGCTATATGTTTCATCAACAAGCACAACCTCACCTCCACCCACGCACAATCATCCCCTTCTGCACTTTTACTTATCATAACCCTTGATCCCTGCAATCAGCAGTTGCTGAAACTGGAGCCCGAGGCATTCAGGAGCAACTCATTTCAGGAGGTTAGTGGTTAAATTGTCCATGTGAATCTGTGGAGCGGAGAGACGGAGACCCCTGACCAGCCCGCCTAATTAAGCACACAACACTGCAGTCTGAAGGACTCACAAGGAAATGGTCACCCCGTCAACTTTACTCTCAATTTACCGCAGCATGCTTGGAAAACAGAATATTGTCTTTTCTGCTCACTGTAgaaaagatgacaaaaatgGGTCAAAGCATATCCCTGCATAATATGGTACATCAACCATTAGGTATCACTCATATCATGGCGCTTTGCCAACAGGATATGCTTGAGCCAACAACTGTGAcaagtttttgtgttgtttgaagaatgtggcaaaaaaaaaaaaaaaacgtcaacagtgtttttgtgaggGTCTATCAGTTAAGATGCTTCTCCTGTGAATGGGTGGTTAAGGCTGCATTCCTGAGCAAGAGTCCTGTCCCCGTGTCAGTGTGTGACGGGGTGAGGCTCACCCTGATAACAGGTGGATTAAGTGTCCCTTATTGTCCTATTGAAGCAGGCCTGCATGGAGCTGTGAGTCACGGACACAGCAGCCTGAAACTGGCTGTTTTAACTGTCTCAAAGCAAGGGGCTTTGAAACCTTCCATTGGCAATAACAACTCACTGTCAACGAGAGACAGCAGTTGGGGACAGTGATGGAGATGTCACTTGAGGAATGCAAAAACAAACGTATATCCAAAACAGAATTATAAAGGCCACTTTCCCCTGCTACTACTTCATCAATGGACTGTCCCTTCTGTTCTCCAGGCGTCAAGCATTTCCAGTGTCTGAATTGCCCCAACAATAGGTCTGTTGAGGTGGCTGCAAGCGAGTTGCCCACAAACCCAAATACAAACATGCAGGCAGCTCaggaagggagagacagacactgtaaacaaacaagatgttgGCAGGATGTCACTCAAATCTGTTTGCAAGGACCCTTAAATTGTTCCCTGCTAACAGAGAGAGGCCGAGCAAACAATCAAGCCTGTCACTTGTCAAGACATCAAAAAAACATAGTCTATTGGGTGAATGCAAACATACCTTGCTGGAGTAGTGGGGCAAATGATCTCTTGTCCAAGATACTCTGGTAAAAGTATCATATTCTCCACCCAAcagcttaaagggacagttgaCCCCAAATttagaaaacatacatttctccTCTAACCTATAGCGCTGTTTAACCATCTAGACTGTTTTGCTGCTCTTGAGATACCACCTAGTTCTATCACATCAGAGAGATGGCAGGCatctttatatataaaaaaaaaaaaacaccaacataatctagatggataaataagcactacaggtaagaggaaaaatgtgacCTTCTAATTTGAgggtgaactatccctttaattaaCCTGAGTAGCTTTCATAAAGTGATCGAGTGATAGATAACAAAAACCCAATAAGTTGGTAAACTTTCTTATTAAACATGTTGGAAGGAACATTCTTAGAAATCACAGAATGGGGTAACTATCTCGGGCCTAATTAAACTTGTGTGTGGTGGACAGGCCATAATAAATCAGAGTGACTGATTAATATACCTGAGCTGGATATGGGAGCCAGTGGGAAGAGGCAGGAAAGGAGGATTGAGGCTCCTGCTGGCCCTGTAACAGATAAGACAGCTCTGGGGTAATCTGACTCTAAGTCCATGGATAAAGGCAGTTTGTCTCTTCTTGGGCCGTCTGTCCACACCTAGTGGGTAATTAGGCCTAATTATGAGAGAAAGGTCCGCTTCCCCTTCATGTTATTAAATAAGAGCCAGCCTCGTCCGCCAAGGATCTCTCAACACCAGCAAGGGGCTGGCGACCTTCAGATCAAACGCAGCCACTATCTGTGtacccacccccaccaccaccctccacTGCGGCACCCGTTCTCCTCCTCAGCATCGCTGCGCATATGAGGgcctgaggagggaggggatagAGAGGGTATTCGTGGTGATATGGGGCATCAAAGTTTTTTTGAGAAAAGGTGAGGGGGGGGGAGTCCTGTCCACATTCCTTGCTTGGCTCTTTAGTGCTGGTATCATGTGATAGGCAGCTACCCACCTGAACTGCCCCCTTGTCAAATTCTGCCATTCATAAATAAGAGCAgggacggtgtgtgtgtgtgtgtggggggggttaTACTGATCACAGGGGTTTATTACAGAAGCTATATAATTCCCCAGTTTCACAGAAGCCATTATAGAGGCATGGGATCCCAAGATCCCCAGCTGATATCAGCCTCATCAAATATGAGATCTGAGCTGCACGATGAAAACTGGAAGCAGATTACACATAACTCAAAAGCTGCATTCTAGATAGGCCTTCCAATGAAAAGCCAACTTTATATCCTTTCAGACCAACAGTATTGCTGTTCTGTAACATCTTTGCCAgcaaaaaaatctgaatgtttgaGAAAAAGGCACCTAAATCTGTCCATTCCTTTCATACCTCAGCTATTAGTCATTTTGCTGCTGTGGTCTTATCTGCTGTCTCGCCAAGGGGGCACTTCCACCTCACTGGCTGGTCAGTGGGTGGTGAGCTGGCTCTGTGATCATTAGTCAGCCTTTCTGACCTAACCCTCCCCCAGCTAATACAGATCTCTCTGAGGAGGAAACCAACCTGCCAAATAGAGAGCGGGGTCCATTATAAAAGTCCAGTTACACAAACAACATGGGAAGTGGCAAGGAAGACACACGCCCTTTATTGTGTCTTGGTGGAGGTTATCTGGACTGGATAAACAGCCCCAGCGTCGGATTGAGGCTGAAGTCAGACACAAGTGCACCAACACCCACTGTCAGTCACAGATCCAATGAGTGGGAAGAGGTGGCATTGTTCGCGTGAATGGCGTGAATGCTGAGCAGGGGCCATTGCAGATAAGGGCTAAATGCCTTGTGGCTGTCATTGAGGCAGGCACTGATGGAGCACTGTGTCAGAGGGTCCTGTTTTAGGAAGTCCCGACTGTGGTCAACAGGTACCAGGAGCCTTATCTGTTTGCATTATCACCCATTTCCTGCATGAGGTCATTTACCTGGACACAAGAGGATAAAGGGACACAAGAGGGTTGACAGCTCAAGTGTCATACATCTCCACACATCACGGATGTCAGGGGCTTTGGATTCATAGCCATTTTGCTGTCCATACAGCAAAGATATGAAAACAAGCTAAAGTTAATCGTGCTATAATCCCAATAATGCATCACGCAACAGGGGataaagaacacagaaaacaacaagatgttACACTTTGTCAAACAGCACATCCCCTAGTATTACAACTGTCAGTCA is a window from the Acanthopagrus latus isolate v.2019 chromosome 5, fAcaLat1.1, whole genome shotgun sequence genome containing:
- the gnb1l gene encoding guanine nucleotide-binding protein subunit beta-like protein 1, whose amino-acid sequence is MSRPAPCPIYTLRGAGAPLNTLHFSCHGGDTPLLYSGSGKGGIHIWNLSTRRAEKIVEGHSGNSVIWVSTLKETGTLISQGRDMQVCLWDLSEGRSEMVDSVWTGSVGFCQCSTLETSAGNYLLAFAGQQTEEIKIIELSSKTPVCTLVPDAKLGMVMCIKLWQPDSGTGPLLLAGYEDGSLLLWDVTQRSKLSQAKAHPEPVMCLTFDTKRLRGISGSSEKKLSSWMLDRQNNLQLQDCVTMVNPGVSQLCIRGDGKLLASAGWDHRVRVFGWKKLRPLAVLQYHTDMVQSVAFSDHQDPKQRLLAAGSKDQRISLWSIYNEGADTG